In the Solanum pennellii chromosome 5, SPENNV200 genome, one interval contains:
- the LOC107018459 gene encoding 2-oxoglutarate-Fe(II) type oxidoreductase hxnY-like isoform X1 has translation MKNDGIDSANISALHCIDLSSPDIHTSVSLLKQACLDSGFFYVVNHGISQEFMDEVFAQSKKLFDLPLEEKMKLLRNEKHRGYTPSLDEHLDPDNQINGDYKEGYYIGVEVPEDDPEAQRPFYGSNVWPTAGTLPGWKETMKKYHQEALEVTKAVSRLIALALDLDVDFFDRPEFLGRPIATLRLLHYEGKLSDPSNGIFGAGAHSDYGLITLLATDDVSGLQICKDKDAKPQIWEYVPPLKGAFVVNLGDMLERWSNGVFRSTLHRVLANGQERFSIAYFMEPSHDCLVECLPTCQSKVNPPRYPPIKCETYLLQRYKDTHADRNSYK, from the exons ATGAAGAATGATGGAATTGATTCTGCCAACATTTCTGCTTTACACTGTATCGATCTCTCCAGCCCTGACATTCATACCTCTGTTTCTCTCCTCAAACAG GCTTGCTTAGATTCGGGATTTTTCTATGTTGTCAATCATGGTATTAGCCAGGAGTTTATGGATGAGGTTTTCGCTCAAAGCAAAAAGCTCTTTGATCTTCCTTTGGAAGAGAAGATGAAGCTTCTTAGAAATGAAAAACATCGGGGCTACACTCCTAGTCTAGATGAACATTTGGATCCTGACAATCAAATAAATG GTGACTATAAGGAGGGATATTACATTGGTGTTGAAGTACCTGAAGATGATCCTGAAGCTCAGAGACCATTTTATGGGTCAAATGTGTGGCCTACTGCAG GTACCTTGCCTGGATGGAAGGAAACTATGAAGAAGTATCATCAAGAGGCACT TGAGGTGACAAAAGCAGTATCAAGGCTCATAGCCCTTGCACTTGATCTTGATGTTGACTTTTTTGATCGGCCAGAGTTTCTTGGCAGACCAATTGCTACTTTGCGCCTACTGCATTATGAAG GCAAACTTTCTGATCCATCAAATGGAATTTTTGGAGCTGGTGCACATTCTGACTATGGTCTGATAACTCTTTTGGCCACAGATGATGTCTCTGGCCTTCAG ATATGCAAGGATAAGGATGCAAAGCCTCAGATTTGGGAGTATGTGCCACCATTGAAAGG TGCTTTTGTAGTGAATCTTGGTGATATGCTTGAGCGCTGGAGCAATGGTGTTTTCAG ATCAACACTGCATCGGGTCCTTGCAAATGGTCAAGAAAGATTTTCT ATTGCATATTTTATGGAGCCAAGTCACGACTGTCTTGTTGAATGCTTGCCAACCTGCCAATCAAAAGTCAACCCACCGAG GTATCCTCCAATCAAATGCGAGACGTACTTGCTCCAACGTTACAAAGACACTCATGCTGATAGAAATTCTTACAAATGA
- the LOC107018459 gene encoding 2-oxoglutarate-dependent dioxygenase mpl2-like isoform X2, translating into MKNDGIDSANISALHCIDLSSPDIHTSVSLLKQACLDSGFFYVVNHGISQEFMDEVFAQSKKLFDLPLEEKMKLLRNEKHRGYTPSLDEHLDPDNQINGDYKEGYYIGVEVPEDDPEAQRPFYGSNVWPTAGTLPGWKETMKKYHQEALEVTKAVSRLIALALDLDVDFFDRPEFLGRPIATLRLLHYEGKLSDPSNGIFGAGAHSDYGLITLLATDDVSGLQICKDKDAKPQIWEYVPPLKGAFVVNLGDMLERWSNGVFR; encoded by the exons ATGAAGAATGATGGAATTGATTCTGCCAACATTTCTGCTTTACACTGTATCGATCTCTCCAGCCCTGACATTCATACCTCTGTTTCTCTCCTCAAACAG GCTTGCTTAGATTCGGGATTTTTCTATGTTGTCAATCATGGTATTAGCCAGGAGTTTATGGATGAGGTTTTCGCTCAAAGCAAAAAGCTCTTTGATCTTCCTTTGGAAGAGAAGATGAAGCTTCTTAGAAATGAAAAACATCGGGGCTACACTCCTAGTCTAGATGAACATTTGGATCCTGACAATCAAATAAATG GTGACTATAAGGAGGGATATTACATTGGTGTTGAAGTACCTGAAGATGATCCTGAAGCTCAGAGACCATTTTATGGGTCAAATGTGTGGCCTACTGCAG GTACCTTGCCTGGATGGAAGGAAACTATGAAGAAGTATCATCAAGAGGCACT TGAGGTGACAAAAGCAGTATCAAGGCTCATAGCCCTTGCACTTGATCTTGATGTTGACTTTTTTGATCGGCCAGAGTTTCTTGGCAGACCAATTGCTACTTTGCGCCTACTGCATTATGAAG GCAAACTTTCTGATCCATCAAATGGAATTTTTGGAGCTGGTGCACATTCTGACTATGGTCTGATAACTCTTTTGGCCACAGATGATGTCTCTGGCCTTCAG ATATGCAAGGATAAGGATGCAAAGCCTCAGATTTGGGAGTATGTGCCACCATTGAAAGG TGCTTTTGTAGTGAATCTTGGTGATATGCTTGAGCGCTGGAGCAATGGTGTTTTCAGGTAA
- the LOC107018459 gene encoding 2-oxoglutarate-Fe(II) type oxidoreductase hxnY-like isoform X3 — MKKYHQEALEVTKAVSRLIALALDLDVDFFDRPEFLGRPIATLRLLHYEGKLSDPSNGIFGAGAHSDYGLITLLATDDVSGLQICKDKDAKPQIWEYVPPLKGAFVVNLGDMLERWSNGVFRSTLHRVLANGQERFSIAYFMEPSHDCLVECLPTCQSKVNPPRYPPIKCETYLLQRYKDTHADRNSYK; from the exons ATGAAGAAGTATCATCAAGAGGCACT TGAGGTGACAAAAGCAGTATCAAGGCTCATAGCCCTTGCACTTGATCTTGATGTTGACTTTTTTGATCGGCCAGAGTTTCTTGGCAGACCAATTGCTACTTTGCGCCTACTGCATTATGAAG GCAAACTTTCTGATCCATCAAATGGAATTTTTGGAGCTGGTGCACATTCTGACTATGGTCTGATAACTCTTTTGGCCACAGATGATGTCTCTGGCCTTCAG ATATGCAAGGATAAGGATGCAAAGCCTCAGATTTGGGAGTATGTGCCACCATTGAAAGG TGCTTTTGTAGTGAATCTTGGTGATATGCTTGAGCGCTGGAGCAATGGTGTTTTCAG ATCAACACTGCATCGGGTCCTTGCAAATGGTCAAGAAAGATTTTCT ATTGCATATTTTATGGAGCCAAGTCACGACTGTCTTGTTGAATGCTTGCCAACCTGCCAATCAAAAGTCAACCCACCGAG GTATCCTCCAATCAAATGCGAGACGTACTTGCTCCAACGTTACAAAGACACTCATGCTGATAGAAATTCTTACAAATGA